In Zingiber officinale cultivar Zhangliang chromosome 6A, Zo_v1.1, whole genome shotgun sequence, a single genomic region encodes these proteins:
- the LOC121995906 gene encoding myosin-binding protein 7-like yields MDLQIVNDVALPALPCPCTCPFCCRPSTGSFRRSVKRRLFEEDTAVTASASSFGTDVVSARVEVGNEVAALREAVARQQQAIQELCAELDEERSAAASAASEAMSMIIRLQREKAETQMEARQFKRFAEEKMDHDQQEMLILEDHLFKRDEFIDSITLQLQVYQEHLSSYGVDLETIDAGVSFTHAGSAVQAPQFDGLPTFGYPHLKCTTPNDIEGEDVYETADRQKHEFGKTPNAKEVLENLEQRICELEDKDINEELPGQSGHFWESSTDRHASGSGKNSQEIRNGEEFSASTGTPSDDGGAFDNPSDRVYTIDAVHGNQMVGVAEDCENAPNVEEKIPQMNGEVVGNPDIEKLCMRLQALEVDRESMRQAIVSMRTEKAQLLLLREIAQQLSKEAPPERRMLKKKASAANSTFLSFLKLIWAFFLWKRKASRVRHTFGSSNNNVGLMLLLDKTPGISHWRRVARTHA; encoded by the exons ATGGATCTCCAAATTGTAAACGATGTCGCTCTTCCCGCTCTCCCTTGCCCCTGCACGTGCCCCTTCTGCTGCCGCCCCTCCACCGGGTCCTTCCGCCGTTCCGTCAAGCGCCGCCTCTTTGAAGAGGACACCGCCGTTACGGCTTCCGCTTCCTCCTTCGGTACCGATGTTGTTTCCGCTCGGGTGGAGGTTGGGAACGAGGTGGCTGCTCTCCGGGAAGCGGTAGCGAGGCAGCAGCAGGCTATCCAGGAGTTGTGTGCGGAGCTCGACGAGGAGCGCAGCGCCGCGGCATCCGCCGCGAGCGAGGCCATGTCGATGATTATCCGCCTTCAGCGCGAGAAGGCGGAGACCCAGATGGAGGCCCGTCAGTTCAAGCGCTTCGCCGAGGAGAAGATGGACCACGACCAGCAGGAGATGCTTATCCTCGAAGACCACCTCTTCAAGCGCGACGAGTTCATCGACTCCATCACGCTTCAGCTCCAGGTTTACCAGGAGCACCTCAGTAGCTACGGCGTCGACCTTGAAACCATCGACGCCGGCGTCTCTTTCACCCATGCCGGCAGCGCCGTGCAGGCTCCTCAATTCGACGGCCTACCGACCTTTGGTTACCCTCATCTAAAGTGCACCACACCGAATGACATCGAAGGCGAAGATGTCTATGAGACTGCCGATCGCCAAAAGCACGAGTTTGGGAAGACACCAAATGCCAAAGAGGTCCTCGAGAATCTAGAGCAGCGGATTTGCGAGCTCGAAGACAAGGACATCAACGAGGAATTGCCAGGTCAATCTGGTCACTTCTGGGAATCATCTACTGATCGCCATGCCTCGGGTTCAGGCAAGAATTCACAAGAGATAAGAAATGGGGAAGAATTTTCTGCCTCAACTGGCACACCCTCAGATGATGGTGGTGCTTTTGACAATCCGAGCGATCGGGTGTACACTATTGATGCTGTGCATGGAAATCAAATGGTTGGTGTTGCTGAGGATTGTGAGAATGCGCCAAATGTGGAAGAGAAGATACCACAGATGAATGGAGAAGTAGTTGGGAATCCAGATATTGAGAAGCTTTGCATGAGGCTGCAGGCCCTTGAGGTGGACAGGGAGTCGATGAGGCAGGCTATTGTTTCCATGCGAACCGAGAAGGCACAACTACTATTATTGAGAGAGATAGCGCAGCAACTTTCTAAAGAGGCACCACCGGAAAGGAGGATGCTCAAGAAGAAAGCTTCAGCTGCTAATTCCACCTTTCTATCATTTCTTAAG TTGATATGGGCATTTTTCCTCTGGAAAAGGAAAGCCTCGCGAGTCAG GCACACCTTTGGATCATCAAATAACAACGTCGGCTTGATGCTTCTTTTGGACAAAACTCCCGGAATTAGCCATTGGAGGCGTGTCGCAAGAACCCATGCCTGA